The sequence ACGGTACCGCCACGGTGAGCTGGCCGGGCGTGACCGTGACCGCACCCGGAACCAAGCAGATTCTTGCGACGGTGGGTATGACGCATCGGTTCTAAGGCGAATCGTTGCCAAGGGTACGGCGCAGGAACCTCGGGGTAGCGTCAGGCGCGCCCCGCCTCCCCCTGCCAGCAACCTGCCCGATGCGCCATCCAGCCGATTGAGGCGCATCGCGGCTCTCTTTGCAGCGTGCGCTGCCACACCGAAACACTTTCGCAAACGCTCTCCACCGACTAGTCTGTAACGACATCAATCAACCAGCCGGACCCCGAGCCGGAGGAGACGTCGATGGATATCGAAGCACGCACCATTGCGCGCGTGACGGTTCGGCTCGTGCCGTTTCTGATCGTCTGCTATTTCATCGCCTATCTCGACCGGGTCAACGTCGGTTTTGCTGCACTGCAGATGAACAAGGCGCTCGGCCTGTCCGCCAGTGCATTCGGCTTCGGCGCAGGCATCTTCTTCATCGCGTATTTTTTCTTCGAAGTCCCATCTAATCTTCTGCTCGAGAAATTCGGCGCGCGACGATGGATCGCCCGGATCATGTTTACATGGGGGATCCTCGCAGGCGCGATGGCGTACATCCCGGACCTCGCCCGCCTCACCGGTCTCTCGCCCGCGCACGTGTTTTACGGCTTGCGCATTCTGCTGGGCGTGGCCGAAGCGGGTTTCTTCCCCGGCATCATTTTTCTGCTGACGCTTTGGTTCCCCGCCGCCTATCGCGCCCGCGTGGTCGGCTATTTCATGGCGGCTATTCCGCTGTCAACCGTGATAGGCGGCCCAATTTCAGGTGCGCTCCTGTCGATGGACGGGCACGGCGGGCTGGCCGGCTGGCAATGGGTTTATCTGATCGAAGCGCTGCCCGCGCTGCTGCTCTCGTTCGCCGTGCTGTTCTATCTGACCGACAGGCCCGCCGACGCCACCTGGCTTGCCGACGATGAACGCAACTGGCTGGTCGCTCGCCAGGCGCAGGAGCGCGAGCATCGCGAGGCCGTGCATATCTTCAGCGTGAAGGAAGCGCTGTTCAATCCGCGGGTGCTCGCTGTCGCGCTCATCTACTTCGGTGCGAACGCAACCAACTATGGCCTGAGTTTCTTTCTGCCGCAGATCGTCAAGTCCTTCGGTCTCACCAATCTGCAGACCGGTTTCGTGACGTCGTTGCCTTACATCGTCGGCGTGATCAGCATGGTTTTTTGGGGCCGCCATTCGGATCGCAAGCTCGAACGCAAATGGCACGTGGCGATTGCGTTGCTGGTCGCGGCCGGCGGCATCGCGGCCGCGGCCGGGCTCGACAATCCGGTGCAGAAGATGATCGCGCTGTCGATTGCCGGGTTCGGCATCTTCGGCTGCCTGCCTGTCATCTGGACCTTGCCGGCCGCGTTCCTGTCGGGCGCGGCGGCGGCGGGCGGCATCGCCGCGGTCAATTCCCTCGGTAATCTGGCGGGATTTTTCGGACCTTACGCGATGGGCTGGATCAAGGACAGCACCGGCGGCTTCGGCGCCGGCCTGCTCTGTTTGTCGGGTGCGGGACTCGTCGGGGTGGCGGCCGTGCTTCTGCTGCATCACGACGCCGCGCTTGAGGCGTCGTGCGGTGTTCCGGACCCGGGGGCGGAAGGCAGGGCTAAGGTGGTGAGGCCCTAGCTAGCGGCACCTTGGCCGGGCAGAGCTGAATCGGGCCGCCTGCCACTACTAGCCCCTTTCACGACGCCTCGCTCGAAGCGTCTTGCAGTCTTTCGGACCCGGTGGCGGCAGGGGGGCGAAGGTGGCAAGGCCCTGGCTAGCGGCACCTTGGCCGGGGCAGAGCTGAATCGGGCCAGCTCGTCCGCCCGCCAGGCCCCTTTCAGGCGTGGCGACGCCCATCAGGAAGAACGCCCCGCGTGTTTAGCCACTCGGCGCAATCTGATTAACCGTCAGGGAGATGCACTAGCGCTTGCGGGCGCGCTCATGATCTGAGTGGCGGCACCGCCGGCCTCCGGCGGCCCCACGTCGTCCGGCGTGGGTGTCGGTGCGAGGGCCGGCTCGCCGCTGCCATGCGCCTCACCGTCGACTGCCCTGTTTGCCGGCACAGACGCTGACGCCGGCGCTTGAAGGAGCGGCGGCTGCGGCGGCAGCGCGCGCGGTTCCACATCCGCGGCGGCTGCAGATGCGGCGGCCGCCGACGCCACGGATGCCGGTGCAGCAGCAACCGTAGTGGTGACAGCAGCAGGCGCATGGCGCGTCGTATTGCGCGTGACAACCGGCGCCTGAGTCTTCGCGGGCGACGCTTCGAACAGATGCTGGAACCACTCTCGCAACCTGCCCGAGCGTTCGGCAAACCAGCCCGGCTCCTGATCGGTCGCGAACCTGACGCGGCTGTCGACCAGCTTCGCCCTTTGCGCACGCTGGAAAAAGTCGCCGACGATCGGCAACGCGCTGTGCGCCCCCTGGCCCCAATAGTCGCTACGCAAGGTCACGCGGCTGTCGTTGAAGCCGACCCACGACCCTGCCACGAGCTGCGGGGAGATCAGGATGAACCAGCCGTCGGCGTTACCCTGAGTCGTGCCCGTCTTGCCCGCGACATCGCCGCGAATCCCGAAACGGGTACGAATGCTCGAACCCGTGCCCCGGCTCACCACGTCGCGCATCACGTCGACGAGCGTGCGGGCGGCGTCCGCCGGCAGTTCCTGTTTGGGCGGCACCGGCGCGAACTCGGCCAGCACTTCGCCGTTGCGATTTTCAATCCGCGTGACCATCACCGGCTCCACGTAACCACCGAGGTTGGCGATCGTGCCGTAGGCCGAGACCATTTCCTTCAGCGTGACCGGGCTCGTGCCAAGCGCGAGCGACGGCACCGGGTCGAGTTCGCTGTCGCGCACGCCCATGGCGCGGGCCAGTCGCGCGACCTTGTTCGGGCCGACCGTTTCCATC comes from Burkholderia sp. GAS332 and encodes:
- a CDS encoding D-galactonate transporter — its product is MDIEARTIARVTVRLVPFLIVCYFIAYLDRVNVGFAALQMNKALGLSASAFGFGAGIFFIAYFFFEVPSNLLLEKFGARRWIARIMFTWGILAGAMAYIPDLARLTGLSPAHVFYGLRILLGVAEAGFFPGIIFLLTLWFPAAYRARVVGYFMAAIPLSTVIGGPISGALLSMDGHGGLAGWQWVYLIEALPALLLSFAVLFYLTDRPADATWLADDERNWLVARQAQEREHREAVHIFSVKEALFNPRVLAVALIYFGANATNYGLSFFLPQIVKSFGLTNLQTGFVTSLPYIVGVISMVFWGRHSDRKLERKWHVAIALLVAAGGIAAAAGLDNPVQKMIALSIAGFGIFGCLPVIWTLPAAFLSGAAAAGGIAAVNSLGNLAGFFGPYAMGWIKDSTGGFGAGLLCLSGAGLVGVAAVLLLHHDAALEASCGVPDPGAEGRAKVVRP